Proteins from one Podospora pseudoanserina strain CBS 124.78 chromosome 1, whole genome shotgun sequence genomic window:
- the ARO8_1 gene encoding Aromatic/aminoadipate aminotransferase 1 (COG:E; EggNog:ENOG503NXFG) has translation MSSTTPQWTPDSWRSKPVKQCPQYPDQKALQKSLAELKKLPPIVHPREIVKLKEHLRDVAQGKAFLLQGGDCAELFDYCQQDVIESKIKLLLQMSLVLIWGADKRVVRIGRMAGQYAKPRSSPMEMVDGREVPSFRGDILNGFSVDERELDPNRLVKAYHHSAATLNYIRAAISSGIADLHRPLDWGLGHVRDPALKAKYQEAVDFLTDMLRFMQTIGADKSHNLDTVDLFTSHEGLLLEYEQSLTRLLDTPSAPGTPSKKEYYDTSAHFLWIGDRTRQLDHAHVEFFRGIANPLGVKIGPTTPASDLLDMLRTLNPDREPGKITLITRYGASKVANLLPAHIRAVEDSEYKQTVVWQCDPMHGNTQSVSGGIKTRRFSDIFSELQQTLRIHKEQGSYLGGVHLELTGDAVTECLGGSEGLDEDDLSTNYTSFCDPRLNEKQALELAFLVADHYRCERKEKRA, from the exons ATgagctcaacaacaccacagtGGACTCCCGACTCGTGGAGGTCAAAACCCGTCAAGCAATGCCCCCAGTACCCCGACCAAAAGGCCCTTCAGAAGTCTCTGGCTGAGCTCAAGAAGTTGCCCCCCATCGTCCACCCGAGGGAGATtgtcaagctcaaggagcaCCTTAGGGATGTGGCTCAGGGCAAGGCGTTCTTGCTGCAGGGTGGTGACTGTGCTGAGCTGTTTGACTACTGCCAGCAGGATGTTATTGAGAGCAAGATCAAGCTGCTTTTGCAGATGAGTCTTGTGCTGATTTGGGGTGCTGACAAGAGGGTTGTGCGGATTGGGCGTATGGCTGGGCAGTATGCGAAGCCGCGGTCGAGTCCGATGGAGAtggttgatgggagggaggttccTTCGTTCAGGGGTGATATCCTGAATGGGTTCAGTGTTGATGAGAGAGAGCTGGACCCTAACCGCTTGGTCAA GGCTTACCACCACTCGGCTGCCACGCTGAACTACATTCGTGCTGCCATCTCTTCTGGCATTGCGGACCTGCATCGCCCTCTGGACTGGGGTCTCGGCCACGTCCGTGATCCCGCACTGAAGGCCAAGTACCAAGAAGCTGTCGACTTCCTTACGGACATGCTCCGCTTCATGCAGACCATCGGTGCCGACAAGTCCCACAATCTCGATACCGTCGatctcttcacctcccacGAGGGTCTGTTGCTGGAATACGAGCAATCCCTCACCCGTCTCCTCGACACCCCTTCCGCTCCCGGTACCCCCAGCAAAAAGGAGTACTACGACACATCAGCCCACTTCCTCTGGATCGGCGACCGCACCCGCCAGCTCGACCACGCCCACGTCGAGTTCTTCCGCGGCATCGCCAACCCCCTCGGCGTCAAAATCGGACCTaccacccccgcctccgACCTGCTGGACATGCTCCGCACCCTCAACCCGGACCGCGAGCCAGGCAAGATCACGCTCATCACCCGCTACGGCGCCTCCAAGGTCGCCAACCTGCTCCCCGCGCACATCCGCGCGGTGGAGGATTCGGAGTACAAGCAGACGGTTGTCTGGCAGTGCGACCCCATGCACGGCAACACGCAGTCTGTCAGCGGGGGGATCAAGACCAGGAGGTTCAGCGACATCTTTAGCGAGCTGCAGCAGACGTTGAGGATTCACAAGGAGCAGGGGAGTTATCTGGGGGGTGTTCACCTGGAGCTTACGGGGGATGCGGTGACGGagtgtttgggggggagtgaggggctggatgaggatgacttGTCGACGAATTACACGAGCTTTTGCGATCCGAGGTTGAATGAGAAGCAGGCGTTGGAGTTGGCGTTTTTGGTGGCGGATCATTATAGGTgtgagaggaaggagaagagggcgtAA
- a CDS encoding hypothetical protein (EggNog:ENOG503NXKR; COG:S), which produces MSPSAGGVLATAALRALRKNLASTSKMVAKLVRSKLAATRATVAELQPIAIRSNARQPIHPAAFLRQQKRAGGSKWYSTANFNAAVRRYLSTGNAGQSNAGGFRFDRSKLPISNTSRAVSQLTSRAPFASTLRPNLTGGALPRTAGGYAMPGCGRTGGARFFSHTPAAPAQVVQNVSQAMRAFWLSGQRARYDGLGPNGEKRYRAVGATQEAARARMGYTPRNAPGSFIDFQVGPTITALSPLGAALPLGAAAAKGATTLNKEGFLDVLSVDFARVLKDLAAVMTDLKKVADLGDLPIALEKGNVLRIRFPGVDAQTVERLCDDIGVQRGVIGQDPDFDASAGVPVALRFPFAPGGSCANTITSPGGSLRSHDSESSDIEEAFFVKEIEENPWHLSSLEDYEEGYESATPLDLGSSNSGDYEGLEGIYRFIEECDRAKGLL; this is translated from the coding sequence ATGTCTCCGTCCGCCGGAGGCGTGCTGGCTACGGCCGCACTGCGAGCACTTCGCAAGAATCTCGCAAGCACCTCCAAAATGGTGGCCAAGCTCGTCCGCTCCAAGCTCGCCGCCACCCGAGCCACTGTTGCCGAACTTCAACCCATCGCCATTCGAAGCAACGCGCGCCAGCCTATTCACCCTGCAGCCTTTCTGCGTCAGCAAAAGCGCGCCGGAGGATCAAAGTGGTATTCTACTGCCAACTTCAACGCTGCCGTTCGTCGTTACCTCAGCACCGGCAATGCCGGTCAATCGAATGCCGGTGGCTTCCGCTTTGATCGTTCCAAGcttcccatctccaacacTTCCCGAGCTGTATCCCAGCTCACCTCTCGGGCACCATTCGCATCCACTCTTCGCCCCAATCTCACCGGTGGTGCTCTTCCAAGAACAGCTGGAGGATATGCGATGCCTGGTTGTGGACGAACTGGGGGAGCGCGATTCTTCAGCCATACTCCCGCGGCTCCGGCTCAGGTGGTTCAGAATGTGAGCCAAGCCATGAGGGCTTTCTGGCTTTCTGGTCAGCGGGCAAGATACGACGGTCTTGGACCCAACGGCGAGAAGAGGTACCGAGCTGTAGGTGCTACTCAGGAGGCAGCGCGTGCTCGCATGGGTTACACCCCTCGAAATGCCCCTGGATCATTCATCGACTTCCAGGTTGGTCCCACGATCACCGCTCTCAGCCCTCTCGGTGCTGCTCTTCCCCTCGGagctgctgccgccaagGGCGCTACCACCCTCAATAAGGAAGGCTTTCTAGACGTTCTGTCCGTTGATTTCGCGCGTGTCCTCAAGGATCTCGCCGCCGTCATGACTGATCTGAAGAAAGTGGCTGACCTGGGGGACCTACCAATCGCATTGGAAAAGGGCAACGTTCTGAGGATACGATTCCCAGGTGTCGACGCGCAAACGGTTGAACGCTTGTGTGATGACATCGGTGTCCAACGGGGCGTTATTGGGCAGGACCCAGACTTTGATGCCAGTGCCGGGGTGCCAGTCGCGCTTCGGTTCCCTTTTGCACCAGGTGGAAGCTGTGCTAATACAATAACTTCCCCTGGGGGATCGCTTCGGTCACACGATTCCGAGTCTTCAGATATCGAAGAGGCGTTCTTTGTGAAGGAGATCGAAGAGAACCCTTGGCACTTGTCCTCGCTGGAAGATTATGAAGAAGGCTATGAGAGTGCCACGCCACTTGATCTTGGTTCGAGCAACTCAGGGGATTATGAAGGACTCGAAGGCATATACCGCTTCATTGAAGAGTGCGATCGAGCAAAGGGGTTACTCTGA
- a CDS encoding hypothetical protein (EggNog:ENOG503PFM4; COG:S) codes for MGSNTSRPRRCQVVAMPPETITIRNLTITPLELTLVERLEPPLAFIILPQESNLGLNNITRMIAGRGGRSSPASSNNNSGCNNPFHHDPKPRLVTASQALSVPLAPFTESPTTVFPPSGDCHHQGEQLRLTFSETTCPSNRYTCEIPGLSEKSIELVFIGENNATAKEITAIYLPHVPYLALFSSAQLASWMSKLPDEIPLSSLSIPGTHNSATCHVALPSVRCQAVTVTEQLDNGVRFLDVRVNCPNLDVDQPERPELALVHAAFPVALSGARYLSGLLEEVYCFLEERPTETVIMSLKREGTGRGGDQLFGKILRKWYLGSDRWYTKGRIPSLGEVRGKVVLIRRFCCEGLGEEEGGIDGSVWPDNVADGVCGSGRIRIQDFYEVGRVEQIESKIDYACRELERSARMCLKLPCGVEELRAQREEMPLYINFLSASSFFNSSLWPDRIAGKVNPRMVEYLCRNHAVEGRGGLGIRWWVMRRLGWW; via the coding sequence atggGCTCAAACACCTCCCGTCCCCGGCGCTGCCAGGTAGTTGCCATGCCCCCCGAAACAATCACCATCCgcaacctcaccatcacaccCCTGGAGCTCACGCTCGTCGAGCGCCTCGAGCCACCACTcgccttcatcatcctccctcaGGAGAGCAACCTCGGGCTGAATAACATCACCCGCATGATCGCCGGCCGGGGAGGCCgttcctcccccgcctcttccaacaacaactccGGAtgcaacaaccccttccaccacgACCCAAAACCCCGGCTCGTAACCGCCAGCCAGGCCCTCTCCGTCCCTTTGGCGCCCTTTACGGAATCCCCAACGACCGTCTTCCCCCCGTCAGGagactgccaccaccaagggGAGCAACTCCGTCTCACCTTTTCAGAAACAACCTGCCCATCCAACAGATACACCTGCGAAATACCGGGCTTATCCGAAAAATCTATCGAGCTGGTTTTTATCGGTGAGAACAATGCCACGGCCAAGGAGATTACCGCGATTTACCTCCCTCATGTGCCTTACCTCGCCCTGTTTTCCTCTGCGCAGCTTGCGAGCTGGATGTCAAAACTGCCGGATGAGATACCGCTCAGTTCGCTGAGCATACCCGGCACGCACAACAGTGCTACATGTCATGTGGCCTTGCCTAGCGTGCGATGCCAGGCGGTGACCGTGACGGAGCAGCTGGACAATGGGGTTAGGTTTTTGGACGTGAGGGTCAACTGCCCTAATTTGGATGTCGACCAGCCCGAGAGGCCGGAGCTGGCGTTGGTGCATGCTGCTTTTCCTGTTGCGCTGAGCGGGGCGAGGTATTTGAGTgggttgctggaggaggtttaTTGTTTCCTAGAGGAGAGGCCGACGGAGACGGTGATCATGTCACTGAAAagggaggggacggggagggggggtgatcAGTTGTTTGGGAAGATTTTGAGAAAGTGGTATCTGGGGAGTGATAGGTGGTATACGAAGGGGAGGATACCCAgtctgggggaggtgagggggaaggtggtgcTAATCAGGAGGTTTTGTTGTGaggggctgggggaggaggagggggggattgATGGGTCAGTATGGCCGGATAATGTGGCGGATGGGGTTTGCGGTTCGGGGAGGATCAGGATACAGGATTTTTatgaggttgggagggtggagcAGATTGAGAGTAAGATTGACTATGCTTGTcgggagctggagaggtcGGCGAGGATGTGCTTGAAGTTGCCGtgtggggtggaggagttgagggcacagagggaggagatgccGCTTTATATCAACTTTTTGTCGGCGTCGAGCTTTTTCAACTCGAGTCTTTGGCCGGATCGTATTGCGGGAAAGGTCAATCCGAGGATGGTTGAGTATCTTTGTCGGAACCATGCTGtagaagggagggggggtttggggataaggtggtgggtgatgcggcgactggggtggtggtga
- a CDS encoding hypothetical protein (COG:S; EggNog:ENOG503P3MJ) yields MARPGGGDEHPPFPFPGGLYYPAKRRTIDIDADDYDDLYREQSRVKRPRYIQYAQYADTVAYQLAVEPNDHITNNLNLVGAAGAGGGGGERVADLPLLSHPHPHHPYSPPGDPRPHHTHIRSRPSLSPNRSVSAPAPMERTVSGLSIRPDPTESHDRCGSMELLEDAAAAQRVREHLANFTRRNPDSKHERILRSIINPRGRHSELQPLDNDSLESIFSAANEIFFNGRLSQRVRWDWSDESSTRYDCRVIGTTALRKKIDKGGRGFETLIVLSSTILRDKRYNCRRLLISTFLHELIHCYLFICCGFRARWEGGHTRGFREIAEIVDEWAGEGSRLYLGRVEADLELFRVEGSEEAADGYFAHRRGRQGSQYPCSGMPEQHQESYGGTQEVVKFQGGHDFVQIFPEDHNRGRSIGRSPSRRTDSSNVWWRQQRTVRPSPLFITYGAGSGGVSYGADEDEYIYPS; encoded by the coding sequence ATGGCTCGACCGGGAGGCGGGGACGAACACCCGCCCTTCCCGTTTCCGGGCGGTCTGTATTACCCAGCCAAGCGGCGTACCATCGACATCGATGCCGACGATTACGATGACCTGTACCGCGAACAGTCTCGCGTCAAGAGGCCAAGATACATACAATATGCCCAATATGCCGACACCGTTGCCTATCAATTGGCCGTGGAACCCAAcgaccacatcaccaacaacctgaaCCTAGTTGGAGCAgcgggagctggaggaggcgggggagaaaGGGTTGCGGATTTGCCACTCCTGTCCCacccacaccctcaccatccatATTCTCCCCCGGGCgacccccgcccccaccacacccacatCCGTTCCCGACCGTCCCTGTCCCCTAACCGTTCGGTCTCGGCTCCGGCCCCTATGGAACGGACGGTCTCGGGTCTCTCCATCCGCCCGGACCCCACAGAATCTCACGACCGTTGTGGTTCTATGGAGCTTCTCGAAGACGCAGCAGCTGCCCAACGAGTTCGCGAGCACCTCGCCAACTTCACTCGACGCAACCCGGATTCAAAGCACGAACGAATTCTCAGGTCGATTATCAACCCCCGGGGTAGGCATAGCGAACTCCAACCGCTTGACAACGACTCGCTAGAATCCATCTTTAGTGCCGCCAACGAGATCTTCTTCAACGGACGTCTAAGtcagagggtgaggtgggatTGGTCCGATGAATCAAGTACGAGGTATGACTGTCGGGTTATTGGGACGACTGCActgaggaagaagattgacaagggagggagagggttcGAGACTTTGATCGTGCTGAGCTCGACGATACTCAGGGACAAGAGGTATAACTGCCGAAGGTTGTTGATCAGCACGTTCTTGCATGAGCTGATACACTGCTATTTGTTCATCTGCTGCGGTTTCAGGGCCagatgggagggaggccATACGAGAGGGTTCAGGGAGATTGCCGAGATTGTGGACGAGTGGGCGGGTGAAGGCAGTCGGTTGtatttggggagggtggaggccGACTTGGAGTTGTTTAGGGTTGAGGGTTCAGAGGAAGCAGCTGATGGTTATTTTGCCCATCGAAGGGGTCGGCAAGGCAGCCAGTATCCATGCTCTGGGATGCCGGAACAACATCAAGAATCCTATGGTGGCACTCAGGAGGTGGTCAAATTCCAAGGAGGCCATGACTTTGTCCAGATCTTTCCTGAGGATCACAACCGTGGGAGGAGCATTGGGAGAAGCCCCAGCCGCCGAACAGACAGCAGCAATGTCTGGTGGCGACAGCAGAGGACTGTGAGGCCTAGCCCGCTGTTCATCACATATGGTGCGGGCAGTGGTGGCGTCAGCTACGGCGCAGACGAGGACGAATACATTTATCCTTCATGA
- a CDS encoding hypothetical protein (EggNog:ENOG503P6MD) — MAEPQPPTIHEGATDDIETTTSKPAASAEDRKAAAALSNLDSNNTTDNTSTQVDQAAATNALNSVSAVSEKKPPVEASAKSKVKVDAADVSLLVAEFEVSKARATELLRQNDGDAVKTIRAFLQPAF; from the exons ATGGCcgaaccccaaccccccacaaTCCACGAAGGCGCAACAGACGACATCgaaacaacaacctccaaaccCGCCGCCTCAGCCGAAGACCGcaaagcagcagccgccctctccaacctcgactccaacaacaccaccgacaacaCCTCCACCCAAGTCGACCAAGCAGCCGCGACCAACGCCCTGAACTCTGTCTCGGCCGTctcggagaagaagccccCCGTCGAGGCGTCAGCCAAGAGCAAAGTCAAGGTTGATGCGGCCGACGTCTCGCTTTTG GTCGCCGAATTCGAGGTCAGCAAGGCCAGGGCAACAGAATTGCTCAGGCAGAACGACGGTGATGCCGTCAAGACGATTAGGGCGTTTTT